From the genome of Grus americana isolate bGruAme1 chromosome 9, bGruAme1.mat, whole genome shotgun sequence, one region includes:
- the MRPS22 gene encoding 28S ribosomal protein S22, mitochondrial, giving the protein MAALGAWGSVAVPARLSRVARTLWGWRARRGLGQDAGAADEGRAAKPAFADEAVQNLLYKMTGLNLQKVFRPVKKELKPPKYKLMTEAQLEEATRKAIEEAKEKLIMPPVLNEREPIDDVLAEDKFLEGTETTKYVFTDLTYSIPHRERFIVVREPNGILRKATWEERDRMIQIFFPKEGRRVIPPVVFKDEHLVTVFQQDRHEDILNMCIAQFEPDSPDYIRVHHRTYDDIEKHAKYDLLRSTRHFGGMVWYLVNKKKTDGLLIDMIHRDLLDDATSLITLYHMLHPECPSANEAKERKLQGVDLIKIFVKTESQREGYIQLALQAYEEAMATSTAS; this is encoded by the exons ATGGCGGCTCTCGGGGCGTGGGGCTCTGTGGCCGTGCCCGCGCGGCTGTCGCGCGTGGCGCGAACGCTGTGGGGCTGGCGCGCGCGGCGGGGGCTCGGGCAGGACGCGGGGGCCGCGGACG AAGGAAGAGCCGCCAAGCCTGCCTTTGCGGATGAAGCGGTTCAGAATCTGCTGTACAAGATGACAGGGCTCAACCTGCAGAAGGTTTTTAGGCCGGTGAAAAAGGAGCTTAAGCCGCCCAAGTACAAGCTGATGACAGAAGCTCAGCTGGAGGAG gctacaAGAAAAGCCATTGAAGAAGCTAAAGAAAAACTAATTATGCCCCCTGTTTTGAATGAACGAGAGCCAATTGATGATGTCTTAGCAGAAGACAAATTCCTTGAAGGAACAGAAACTACAAAATATGTGTTTACAGACTTAACTTATTCCATTCCACATCGT GAACGTTTCATTGTAGTTAGAGAACCAAATGGTATATTACGCAAAGCAACCTGGGAAGAACGAGACAGAATGATACAGATATTCTTCCCAAAAGAAGGGCGCAGAGTTATTCCCCCAGTGGTATTCAAGGATGAACATCTTGTG ACTGTGTTCCAGCAAGACCGTCATGAGGATATCCTTAACATGTGCATTGCTCAGTTTGAGCCTGATTCACCTGACTATATCAGA GTTCATCATCGGACATATGATGACATAGAGAAACATGCCAAATATGATCTGCTTCGTTCAACAAGACACTTTGGAGGCATGGTATGGTATCTagtaaacaaaaagaaaacgGATGGCTTACTCATAGATATGATCCACAGAGACTT GCTGGATGATGCTACAAGTTTAATTACGCTGTATCATATGCTTCATCCTGAATGTCCATCAGCCAATGAAGCTAAAGAACGGAAACTTCAAGGAGTTGATCTGATCAAG ATATTTGTGAAAACTGAATCCCAGAGAGAAGGCTATATACAACTGGCTCTCCAGGCTTATGAAGAAGCAATGGCTACTTCTACAGCTTCATGA